In a genomic window of Rhodovulum sp. P5:
- a CDS encoding tetratricopeptide repeat protein has translation MLLRVLVVVVLAAVFFAIGAWSGGRFPPIREAVVTGTVMAGEKADQAWTWLRDGPVGSESTRVWHCVRDGAPQRAPDTPPAGVETVASVATAREAFARGDLKAAIADYKTVLEDQPDNADILGELGNVYFASGRSLEAAEAFHASAIALIAQGSDAKARALLPTIRDLAPSLAADLDAKLAAPSGPARP, from the coding sequence ATGCTTTTGCGTGTTCTCGTCGTCGTGGTACTTGCCGCGGTGTTCTTTGCAATCGGCGCCTGGAGCGGTGGGCGGTTCCCGCCGATCCGCGAGGCCGTCGTGACCGGTACAGTCATGGCCGGTGAAAAGGCCGATCAAGCCTGGACGTGGCTGCGTGACGGACCCGTCGGCAGCGAATCCACCCGTGTCTGGCACTGCGTGCGCGACGGTGCCCCCCAGCGCGCCCCCGACACGCCGCCGGCGGGCGTTGAAACCGTCGCAAGCGTCGCAACCGCCCGCGAGGCCTTTGCCCGGGGCGACCTGAAGGCGGCGATCGCGGACTACAAGACCGTGCTGGAGGATCAGCCTGACAATGCGGATATCCTGGGCGAGTTGGGCAATGTCTACTTCGCCAGCGGACGGTCGCTTGAAGCGGCAGAGGCCTTCCACGCATCGGCAATTGCCCTGATCGCGCAGGGCAGTGATGCGAAGGCGCGCGCGCTGCTGCCCACGATCCGCGATCTTGCGCCGTCGCTGGCGGCGGATCTGGATGCGAAACTGGCCGCCCCGTCAGGCCCGGCGCGGCCATGA
- a CDS encoding shikimate dehydrogenase — protein MKNVSVGLIGRGIQGSRTPAMHIQEGRAQGLTLTYTLLDMDDPGRADLSLADILNRVEAAGYAGVNVTYPYKIEVMSHLDVVSPDAAAVGAVNTVVFRNGQRMGHNTDHWGFAEGFRRDLGNAPRGHVLLIGAGGAGGAIAHALADPCGVGRLSIHDADTERATALAAHVAERSGIAAQAVTDLPALIAADRPDGVVNATPMGMAKLPGSAFPLDLLDPAMWVGDIVYFPIETELLKTAGACGCKTMSGAGMAVFQAVRAFEHFTDRTADAGRMWATFDAFDT, from the coding sequence ATGAAGAACGTTTCGGTCGGCCTGATCGGGCGGGGGATACAAGGCTCCCGCACACCGGCGATGCATATTCAGGAAGGGCGGGCGCAGGGCCTGACCCTCACCTATACCCTGCTGGATATGGACGACCCCGGGCGGGCCGACCTTTCCCTTGCCGACATCCTGAACCGGGTCGAGGCCGCAGGGTACGCGGGTGTCAACGTCACCTATCCCTACAAGATCGAGGTCATGTCGCATCTTGATGTGGTGTCGCCCGACGCCGCCGCGGTCGGTGCCGTGAACACCGTGGTCTTCCGCAACGGACAGCGCATGGGCCACAACACCGATCACTGGGGGTTTGCCGAAGGCTTCCGGCGTGACCTTGGCAACGCGCCTCGCGGCCATGTTCTGCTGATCGGCGCAGGCGGTGCGGGGGGCGCAATCGCCCATGCACTGGCAGATCCCTGCGGGGTCGGCCGGCTTTCGATCCACGATGCCGACACCGAACGTGCAACGGCACTGGCCGCCCATGTGGCGGAACGGTCGGGTATCGCGGCGCAGGCCGTCACCGATCTGCCGGCGTTGATCGCCGCCGACCGTCCCGACGGTGTGGTCAACGCCACCCCGATGGGCATGGCCAAGCTGCCCGGTTCCGCCTTTCCGCTCGACTTGCTCGACCCGGCCATGTGGGTCGGCGACATTGTCTATTTTCCGATCGAAACCGAACTGTTGAAAACCGCCGGCGCCTGCGGTTGCAAGACCATGTCAGGCGCGGGCATGGCCGTCTTTCAGGCCGTGCGCGCGTTCGAACATTTCACCGATCGCACCGCCGATGCGGGCCGCATGTGGGCAACATTCGACGCCTTCGACACCTGA
- a CDS encoding polysaccharide biosynthesis tyrosine autokinase, translating to MTEEPRSPSAKIVSRAFPQRGSDTTGEDVIDLSAVFGILWRGKLLILAFCVMAVIAGGFYAFMVATPLYRATAVVMLETRQEQIVDLQSVVGGLSGDTSEVNSEVEVLRARGLLGKVVDELDLVSDPEFNPTLQPPSPVERAKDGVKAALGLSKPPLPLPPEEATRRLRDSVISQLLRKISVRNIPQTLVFGVTAESESPEKAALIADTIVELYIVDQVSVKFEATEQATTWLSNRVAELQTELEKAEGAVKAFNAATDLVSPEALAGLERQMKEMRERIGSTREARDALKARYDRLTAAQSRPEQAALAEDIQLTRDLEGAAENPDRARAFDTRFGQILTRMEMDLVRADQQLAALEASKQDLTAQIEQQGQDLITLQQLSREAEATRLLYEYFLARLKETSAQQGIQQPDSRILSNAVVPLDASSPKKGLILMMSAFVGVVAGSAMLFLKEARSTGFRTARELEAHTGYTVMGQIPVIPAKARSKILSYLTDKPTSAAAEAVRNLRTSVLLSNVDNPPQVIVSTSSIPGEGKTTNALALAHNLLGLGKSVLLVEGDIRRRTLNRYFDRMPERGIVSVLAGEVAVEDAVYHAPGFGADVLAGERTKVNAADLFASQRFRDFIKTLRSQYDAIIIDTPPVLVVPDARIIAREADTVLFTVKWDGTSKAQVDEAMRMFHNTNQHVNGLILSQISPKGMKRYGYGERYGAYAGYGDTYYSS from the coding sequence ATGACCGAAGAACCGCGTTCGCCCTCCGCCAAGATCGTTTCCCGCGCCTTCCCTCAACGGGGATCGGACACCACAGGGGAAGACGTGATCGACCTGTCGGCGGTGTTCGGCATCCTGTGGCGGGGCAAACTCCTGATCCTTGCGTTTTGCGTCATGGCGGTGATCGCCGGCGGCTTTTATGCCTTCATGGTCGCCACCCCCCTTTACCGCGCAACCGCCGTGGTCATGCTGGAGACGCGGCAGGAACAGATCGTCGATCTGCAAAGCGTCGTGGGCGGGCTTTCCGGTGATACGTCAGAGGTGAATTCCGAGGTCGAGGTCCTGCGCGCCCGCGGCCTGCTGGGCAAGGTCGTCGATGAGCTTGACCTCGTGTCGGACCCCGAATTCAACCCCACGCTTCAGCCCCCCAGCCCGGTCGAACGGGCCAAGGACGGGGTAAAGGCGGCCCTTGGCCTGTCCAAACCCCCTTTGCCCCTGCCCCCGGAAGAGGCCACGCGCCGCCTGCGCGACAGCGTGATCTCGCAGCTTCTGCGAAAGATTTCGGTCCGCAACATTCCACAGACGCTTGTCTTCGGGGTCACGGCGGAAAGCGAAAGTCCCGAAAAGGCCGCGCTGATCGCGGACACCATCGTCGAACTTTACATCGTCGACCAGGTCTCGGTGAAGTTCGAGGCGACCGAGCAGGCAACGACATGGCTCAGCAACCGAGTCGCCGAATTGCAGACCGAGCTTGAAAAGGCCGAAGGGGCGGTGAAGGCGTTCAATGCCGCAACCGATCTGGTCTCGCCCGAAGCGTTGGCCGGGCTGGAACGCCAGATGAAGGAAATGCGCGAACGTATCGGGTCGACCCGGGAAGCGCGGGATGCGCTGAAGGCCCGGTATGATCGGTTGACGGCCGCGCAAAGCCGGCCAGAGCAAGCCGCGCTGGCAGAGGACATCCAGCTGACCCGCGACCTTGAAGGGGCCGCCGAGAACCCGGACCGGGCCCGTGCGTTCGACACCCGGTTCGGCCAGATTCTGACGCGCATGGAAATGGACCTGGTCCGCGCCGATCAGCAACTTGCGGCGCTGGAGGCCTCGAAACAGGACCTGACCGCGCAAATCGAACAGCAGGGCCAGGACCTGATCACGTTGCAGCAACTCAGCCGCGAGGCCGAGGCAACGCGGCTTCTGTACGAGTATTTCCTTGCCCGCCTGAAAGAGACATCCGCCCAGCAGGGGATACAACAGCCCGACAGCCGCATCCTGTCCAACGCGGTGGTCCCCCTTGATGCGTCGAGCCCCAAGAAAGGGCTCATCCTGATGATGTCCGCATTCGTCGGGGTGGTCGCAGGTTCCGCCATGCTGTTCCTGAAAGAGGCACGCAGCACCGGCTTCCGCACCGCGCGGGAGTTGGAAGCCCATACAGGTTACACGGTCATGGGCCAGATCCCCGTGATCCCGGCCAAGGCGCGCAGCAAGATCCTGTCCTACCTGACGGATAAGCCGACTTCGGCCGCGGCGGAGGCAGTACGCAACCTGCGCACCTCGGTGCTCTTGTCGAATGTGGACAACCCGCCGCAGGTGATCGTCTCGACCTCCTCCATTCCCGGGGAGGGCAAGACGACCAATGCGCTCGCGCTCGCCCATAACCTGCTTGGCCTCGGCAAGTCGGTGCTGCTGGTCGAAGGCGATATCCGCCGGCGCACCCTGAACCGCTATTTCGACCGCATGCCAGAACGCGGCATCGTCTCGGTCTTGGCAGGAGAGGTGGCGGTCGAAGACGCGGTCTACCACGCGCCCGGTTTCGGGGCCGATGTGCTTGCCGGGGAACGGACCAAGGTGAATGCCGCCGACCTGTTCGCCTCTCAGCGGTTCAGGGATTTCATCAAGACGCTGCGCAGCCAGTACGATGCGATCATCATCGACACGCCCCCCGTTCTGGTCGTGCCCGATGCCCGCATCATCGCGCGAGAGGCGGACACAGTCCTGTTCACGGTCAAATGGGACGGCACCAGCAAGGCGCAGGTGGATGAAGCGATGCGCATGTTCCACAACACCAACCAGCACGTGAACGGCCTGATCCTCAGCCAGATCAGCCCCAAGGGAATGAAACGCTACGGCTATGGAGAGCGCTACGGCGCCTATGCCGGGTATGGCGACACCTACTATTCCAGCTAG
- a CDS encoding metallophosphoesterase: MIWKRILGRSRGADAFAPPAPDRPFAAIGDVHGRVDLLERLLGRIDPAFRIICVGDYVDRGEHSAEVLRLLNSREDVLCIGGNHEDMMMGFLNDPGRYGARWLRNGGLQAMASFGVAGVTETSPEPALTEARDKLREAMGRDLVTWLETLPSHWSTGNVGVVHAAADPNLPLVAQSSRVLRWGHPDFRTTPRPDGLWVVHGHTIVDEPVASDGRIAIDTGAYATGRLTAAQVSSDGVEFITA; the protein is encoded by the coding sequence ATGATCTGGAAGCGGATTCTCGGAAGATCTCGGGGGGCAGACGCCTTTGCCCCGCCCGCGCCGGATCGGCCATTCGCCGCCATCGGCGATGTGCACGGTCGCGTCGATCTTCTGGAACGCCTGCTGGGGCGCATCGACCCAGCCTTCCGGATTATCTGCGTCGGCGACTATGTCGACCGCGGCGAACACAGCGCCGAGGTCTTGCGCCTGTTGAACTCCCGCGAGGACGTCCTGTGTATCGGCGGAAACCACGAAGACATGATGATGGGCTTCCTTAACGACCCGGGCCGCTACGGGGCACGGTGGCTTCGCAATGGCGGCCTTCAGGCGATGGCCAGTTTCGGGGTGGCCGGTGTGACCGAAACCTCCCCCGAACCGGCCCTGACCGAAGCACGTGACAAACTGCGCGAGGCCATGGGCCGCGATCTGGTCACATGGCTGGAGACCCTTCCGAGCCATTGGAGCACGGGCAATGTCGGCGTCGTTCATGCGGCGGCAGACCCCAACCTGCCGCTTGTCGCCCAATCCAGCCGCGTCCTGCGCTGGGGCCATCCCGATTTCCGGACAACGCCACGCCCCGACGGGCTATGGGTCGTGCACGGCCACACCATCGTTGATGAACCGGTTGCCTCCGACGGCCGAATCGCCATCGATACCGGGGCCTATGCGACAGGCCGGCTGACCGCGGCACAGGTTTCGTCAGATGGCGTGGAATTCATCACGGCCTGA
- a CDS encoding YjbH domain-containing protein, with protein sequence MTLALCVSSVSVASSEAQVLTTYGTPGLIEMPSAEVLGDGELGFTVSSFGASMRNTLTFQFLPRAYGSFRYSVIRDFDGNDKNRYDRSFDVHFQLVDEREDRPALAIGMRDIGGTGIYSSEYLVATKTLGSDVTVTGGLGWGRLAGRGAFDNPFGLLSDRFDVRPNAGAGGINETGQLDTKSWFRGDASFFGGVRWQVNDRLSLMAEYSPDLYTAEAERDVADFSTPLNVGASYRFRNGFALSGYVIGGSEAGVQLSYVVDPAKRAIPGGTGTAPTALVPRDTLAAASWNLPDRASDTPDVETVLKARLLEQGLDLQGVEIGARAATIRVQNIRWDAEAQAAGRAARVMANTLGPEIEDFSVIFQQDGVPITAIETKRSDLYDLEHDVDGAWRSWTRAEISDAAGIGRQGELPDAFPRTDWALFPYLSLAYFDPDDPIRYEFGAELYAGWHPLPGLSFSGTLRYPLAGTIDETTRRSDSVLPHVRTDWPIYARESNLVVQQLTTDYLFRPAPDFFARVTAGYLEPMYGGLSGELLWYPAYSRLALGAELNFVRQRDFDQLFGFSDYDVVTGHATAYYDLGGSYHVQLDAGRYLAGDWGATLSLAREFNNGWTVGAFVTLTDVSTDDFGEGSFDKGIWVTVPLSWVTSKPTRSSVSQVLRPVVRDGGARLDVPKRLYGLTRDYRGKQLGDSWGRYFR encoded by the coding sequence TTGACACTGGCGCTGTGTGTGTCGTCGGTATCCGTCGCGTCGAGTGAGGCACAAGTTCTGACCACCTACGGCACGCCCGGCCTGATCGAGATGCCGAGTGCCGAAGTGCTGGGCGATGGCGAACTGGGCTTCACGGTCAGCTCCTTCGGCGCCAGCATGCGCAATACGCTGACCTTCCAGTTTCTGCCCCGGGCCTACGGATCCTTCCGCTACAGCGTCATTCGCGATTTCGACGGCAACGACAAGAATCGCTATGACCGAAGCTTCGACGTGCATTTCCAGCTTGTCGACGAACGGGAGGACAGGCCGGCGCTGGCCATCGGCATGCGCGATATCGGCGGAACCGGGATCTACAGCAGCGAGTACCTTGTTGCGACGAAGACGCTGGGATCGGACGTGACGGTCACCGGCGGGTTGGGCTGGGGGCGTCTGGCGGGCCGCGGGGCCTTTGATAACCCGTTTGGGCTGCTTTCAGATCGCTTCGATGTCCGGCCGAATGCCGGGGCCGGGGGGATCAACGAGACCGGTCAACTTGACACCAAGTCGTGGTTTCGCGGCGACGCGTCCTTTTTCGGGGGTGTCCGGTGGCAGGTGAACGACCGTTTGTCGCTGATGGCGGAGTATTCGCCAGATCTCTACACGGCCGAGGCGGAGCGCGATGTTGCCGATTTCAGCACGCCGCTGAATGTCGGGGCGTCCTACCGGTTTCGCAACGGGTTCGCGCTGAGCGGCTATGTGATCGGCGGAAGCGAGGCCGGGGTTCAGTTGAGCTATGTCGTCGATCCGGCAAAGCGCGCGATCCCGGGCGGAACGGGGACGGCGCCCACGGCACTAGTGCCGCGCGACACACTGGCCGCCGCAAGCTGGAACCTGCCCGACCGCGCATCCGATACCCCCGATGTCGAAACGGTCCTGAAGGCGCGCCTGCTGGAGCAGGGGCTGGATCTTCAGGGGGTAGAGATCGGGGCGCGCGCGGCCACGATCCGGGTTCAGAACATCCGCTGGGATGCCGAGGCGCAGGCGGCAGGACGTGCCGCGCGGGTGATGGCCAACACGCTGGGGCCGGAGATCGAGGACTTCTCCGTCATTTTCCAACAGGATGGCGTTCCGATCACCGCTATCGAAACGAAACGGTCCGACCTGTACGATCTGGAGCATGACGTCGACGGGGCGTGGCGCAGCTGGACGCGGGCCGAAATCTCCGATGCCGCCGGGATCGGGCGGCAAGGCGAACTGCCGGATGCGTTCCCACGGACGGACTGGGCGCTCTTTCCCTATCTCTCGCTGGCCTATTTCGACCCGGACGACCCGATTCGTTATGAGTTCGGGGCGGAGCTGTATGCCGGGTGGCACCCGCTTCCGGGGCTCAGCTTTTCCGGGACGCTGCGCTATCCGCTGGCGGGCACGATTGATGAGACGACGCGCAGGTCCGATTCCGTCCTGCCCCATGTGCGCACCGATTGGCCGATCTATGCGCGCGAATCGAATCTGGTGGTTCAGCAACTGACCACCGACTATCTGTTCCGTCCGGCGCCGGATTTCTTCGCCCGGGTTACGGCGGGATATCTTGAGCCGATGTATGGCGGGCTGTCGGGGGAGTTGCTTTGGTACCCGGCCTATTCGCGGCTGGCGCTGGGCGCGGAGTTGAACTTTGTCCGGCAGCGCGACTTCGACCAGCTTTTCGGCTTCAGCGACTACGATGTGGTGACCGGGCATGCCACGGCCTATTACGACCTTGGCGGCAGCTATCATGTGCAGCTTGACGCCGGGCGCTATCTGGCCGGGGACTGGGGCGCAACGCTGTCGTTGGCGCGTGAATTCAACAATGGCTGGACGGTCGGGGCGTTCGTGACCCTGACGGATGTCAGCACCGATGATTTCGGCGAGGGGTCGTTCGACAAGGGTATCTGGGTGACCGTGCCCCTGTCCTGGGTCACCAGCAAGCCGACGCGATCCTCGGTCAGTCAGGTTTTGCGGCCGGTGGTGCGCGATGGCGGCGCGCGACTTGATGTGCCCAAGCGGCTTTACGGTCTGACACGCGACTATCGCGGCAAACAGCTGGGGGACAGCTGGGGCCGGTATTTCAGATGA
- a CDS encoding YjbF family lipoprotein, translating into MKSILFPLALACALAACASNPEQARNVRALKQALARDAATDFDPRFVTLIEAQAPMLQVGIIERQLSGTVLLERRDGEVETWMTPDGANLILTGGMLTGTKGLGIGLLGADVSAPLALVRSGQAGVVDRFHTYLTGDDHAVTRSYKCIVENLGPKPVDLGDGPVSAVLMRETCRNLDQSFFNLYWVAQGKIVQSRQWSGEFQGAISTRLVVK; encoded by the coding sequence ATGAAATCGATACTTTTCCCACTCGCCCTTGCCTGTGCCCTTGCCGCCTGTGCCTCCAATCCGGAGCAGGCCCGCAACGTGCGGGCGTTGAAGCAGGCCCTTGCCCGGGACGCGGCGACCGATTTCGACCCGCGTTTCGTGACCTTGATCGAGGCGCAGGCGCCGATGCTTCAGGTTGGAATCATCGAGCGTCAGTTGAGCGGCACGGTCTTGCTGGAACGTCGCGATGGCGAGGTCGAGACATGGATGACCCCCGACGGTGCCAACCTGATCCTGACCGGGGGAATGCTGACCGGGACCAAGGGGTTGGGAATCGGCCTGCTGGGGGCTGACGTGTCGGCGCCGCTTGCGCTGGTTCGCAGCGGGCAGGCCGGGGTGGTCGACCGCTTCCACACCTATCTGACCGGGGACGACCATGCCGTGACCCGGTCCTACAAGTGTATTGTCGAGAACCTTGGCCCGAAGCCGGTCGATTTGGGCGATGGGCCGGTCTCCGCGGTTCTGATGCGGGAAACCTGCCGCAACCTTGATCAGTCGTTCTTCAATTTGTACTGGGTAGCGCAAGGAAAGATCGTGCAATCGCGTCAGTGGAGCGGAGAGTTTCAGGGCGCCATTTCAACCCGACTTGTGGTGAAGTAA
- a CDS encoding polysaccharide biosynthesis/export family protein, translated as MHAVAKLTALVLILAGCSTVYRSPAVVPGADDGAKVRVLPVTAESVLQANRSSYDPKTLPAIFAMTAGTGGGLRGVGDLPDAPVVPATRPGVLELTPPPPADPGPYLIGVGDVVLLSTPPATSTIEELSGLLAAQNSRQGYTVQDDGTINIPNVGRVRISGMTVDQAEAELFQALVSKQIDPTFSLEISGFKSQKVSIGGAVAKPAVVPITLTPLYLDEALAAVGGLTVEDQDYASIRIYRDGALYQIPLKELYSRRGLRRTRLVNGDAVFVDTEYDLVQAESYFEQQIRLTQARQETRRLAMTELQTAVGLRRAELEEARSNYQTSLDLGADDRDYVYLSGEFNRQTRFALPYGRKASLADAIYDEAQGVRLETGDVSQVYVLRASTDPREFGAITAWHLNLRNAAKIALMPRFELRPDDVIFVAAQPVTRWGRTISQITPSLITQPISATLR; from the coding sequence GTGCACGCCGTAGCAAAACTGACAGCCCTTGTTCTGATCCTCGCCGGGTGCAGCACCGTTTATCGCAGCCCCGCGGTCGTACCCGGCGCGGATGACGGCGCCAAGGTTCGGGTCTTGCCCGTCACGGCGGAAAGCGTGCTTCAGGCCAACCGATCCTCATACGATCCCAAGACCCTGCCGGCGATCTTCGCGATGACAGCGGGCACCGGCGGCGGGCTGCGCGGGGTGGGCGATTTGCCCGACGCGCCGGTCGTGCCGGCGACGCGCCCGGGTGTGCTGGAACTGACCCCGCCGCCGCCGGCGGATCCGGGGCCCTACCTGATCGGGGTGGGGGATGTGGTGCTGTTGTCGACCCCGCCCGCGACCTCGACCATCGAGGAACTGTCGGGGCTGCTGGCTGCGCAGAACAGCCGCCAAGGCTATACGGTGCAGGACGACGGCACCATCAACATTCCAAATGTCGGCCGTGTGCGGATTTCGGGCATGACCGTGGACCAGGCCGAGGCGGAACTGTTCCAGGCGCTGGTTTCGAAACAGATCGACCCGACCTTCAGTCTGGAGATCTCTGGTTTCAAGTCGCAGAAAGTCTCAATCGGCGGGGCCGTTGCAAAGCCGGCCGTTGTGCCAATCACCCTGACGCCCCTTTACCTTGACGAGGCGCTGGCCGCGGTCGGTGGGCTGACGGTCGAGGATCAGGACTATGCCTCCATCCGCATCTATCGTGACGGTGCGTTGTACCAGATCCCGCTGAAAGAGCTTTATTCGCGCCGCGGGCTGCGCCGCACCCGGCTGGTGAACGGCGACGCGGTGTTCGTGGATACCGAATACGATCTGGTTCAGGCCGAATCCTACTTCGAACAGCAGATCCGTCTGACACAGGCCCGGCAGGAGACACGCCGTCTGGCCATGACCGAACTGCAGACGGCGGTTGGTTTGCGCCGCGCCGAACTGGAAGAGGCCCGCAGCAATTACCAGACCAGCTTGGATCTGGGCGCCGACGACCGGGACTATGTCTACCTTTCGGGAGAGTTCAACCGGCAGACCCGGTTTGCGCTGCCCTATGGCCGAAAGGCGTCGCTGGCCGATGCGATCTATGACGAGGCGCAGGGCGTGCGGCTTGAAACCGGGGATGTCTCGCAGGTCTATGTTCTGCGGGCGTCGACCGATCCGCGGGAATTCGGCGCGATCACCGCATGGCACCTGAACCTGCGCAACGCGGCCAAGATCGCCCTGATGCCCCGGTTCGAATTGCGCCCGGACGACGTGATCTTCGTCGCCGCGCAACCCGTCACGCGTTGGGGCCGGACGATTTCGCAGATCACGCCGTCGCTTATCACCCAACCGATCTCGGCCACCCTGCGATAG
- a CDS encoding sugar transferase, translating to MKGYDFSATPFDPALADRVESGHGFYVRYGKRIFDITLAILSLPVLLPVIALLWVLVRLDGGPGFFLHTRVGRNGKPFKCWKIRSMVVNAEHKLKAYLARNPEAAAEWERDFKLTDDPRVTRIGRFIRKTSLDEIPQIFNVLTGEMSFVGPRPIVTEELQRYGQHASSYMAMTPGVTGLWQVSGRNEISYGERIALDISYLEHCSLRTDLSIIWKTGAAVIFRTGK from the coding sequence TTGAAGGGATATGATTTTTCGGCGACGCCGTTCGATCCGGCACTGGCTGATCGTGTCGAATCGGGACACGGATTTTATGTGCGTTACGGTAAGCGCATCTTTGACATCACACTGGCGATTCTGTCGCTTCCGGTGTTGTTGCCGGTGATTGCCCTGCTCTGGGTTCTTGTTCGGCTGGACGGAGGCCCGGGTTTCTTCCTTCACACTCGTGTCGGCCGTAACGGCAAGCCGTTCAAGTGCTGGAAGATCCGCAGCATGGTCGTGAATGCGGAACACAAGCTGAAGGCATATCTCGCGCGAAACCCCGAGGCCGCTGCGGAATGGGAGCGCGACTTCAAACTGACGGACGATCCCCGTGTTACCCGGATCGGACGCTTCATCCGCAAGACGAGCCTTGATGAGATCCCGCAGATCTTCAATGTGCTGACGGGTGAGATGAGCTTCGTCGGTCCGCGCCCGATCGTGACGGAAGAACTGCAGCGTTATGGACAGCACGCGTCTTCGTACATGGCGATGACACCCGGCGTGACCGGGTTGTGGCAAGTCTCCGGGCGCAACGAGATCAGCTATGGCGAGCGGATCGCTCTCGACATCTCTTACCTCGAACACTGCTCCCTGCGCACGGACCTGTCGATCATCTGGAAAACGGGCGCTGCCGTGATCTTTCGCACCGGCAAGTAA
- the kdsA gene encoding 3-deoxy-8-phosphooctulonate synthase — MPKTVRVGSLSIANDQPFTLISGPCQLESLDHARMLASRIGEMADAHDIPFVFKASYDKANRSSISGMRGLGIEKGLEILVRIREEFGCPVITDVHEVHQVARAAEAVDILQIPAFLCRQTDLLLAAGETGKAINVKKGQFLAPWDMKNVADKIASTGNENILLCDRGTSFGYNMLVSDFRSLPIMADTGYPVVFDATHSVQLPGGLGSATGGQREFVPPLARAAIAVGCAAVFIETHEDPDKSPSDGPNMVPLAELEGLLKDLKAHDALTKA; from the coding sequence ATGCCCAAGACCGTTCGAGTCGGATCGCTGTCGATCGCCAATGACCAGCCCTTCACGCTGATCTCCGGTCCCTGCCAACTTGAAAGCCTGGACCATGCGCGCATGCTGGCCAGCCGGATCGGTGAGATGGCCGACGCCCACGACATCCCCTTCGTGTTCAAGGCCAGCTACGACAAGGCGAACCGGTCCTCCATCTCGGGCATGCGTGGCCTCGGGATCGAAAAGGGGCTCGAAATCCTCGTCCGGATCCGCGAGGAATTCGGCTGCCCGGTCATCACCGACGTGCATGAGGTGCATCAGGTCGCCCGCGCGGCAGAGGCCGTCGATATCCTGCAAATCCCGGCCTTCCTGTGCCGCCAGACGGACCTTCTTCTGGCCGCGGGCGAAACCGGAAAGGCGATCAACGTCAAGAAGGGCCAGTTCCTGGCACCTTGGGACATGAAGAATGTCGCCGACAAGATCGCCTCGACCGGCAATGAGAATATCCTTCTGTGCGACCGGGGCACATCCTTCGGTTACAACATGCTGGTCTCCGACTTCCGCTCGCTGCCGATCATGGCCGACACCGGCTATCCGGTCGTGTTCGACGCGACGCATTCGGTGCAACTTCCGGGCGGTTTGGGAAGTGCCACGGGCGGACAGCGGGAATTTGTCCCGCCGCTTGCGCGCGCTGCGATTGCCGTTGGCTGTGCCGCGGTGTTCATCGAAACCCACGAAGACCCGGACAAGTCCCCGTCTGACGGCCCGAACATGGTTCCCCTCGCCGAACTCGAAGGCCTCCTGAAAGACCTCAAGGCCCATGATGCGCTGACCAAGGCCTAG